Proteins encoded in a region of the Blastocatellia bacterium genome:
- a CDS encoding NapC/NirT family cytochrome c: MIGGMIKRLKLWFWDLMRLVGRNWITALGGTLTTISALLILAFMILGLLGFYDTPYIGIMAFLVLPGVFVFGLLLIPVGLYWERKRMLKRGASTNPTSHDPYPCIDFNRASVRRTAGIVSILTVVNLFIISLTTYKGVTYMDSVEFCGTVCHTVMEPEYTAYLGSPHSRVKCVECHIGPGAPWFVRSKLSGVGQVFATALNTYSRPIPTPVENLRPSRDTCEQCHWPEKFTGDRVKIITRFAEDEANTPLKTVLLMHIGGGTSGYGGIHSWHIAPNRQTIYIAADKQRQIIPWIQVREADGRVTEFVAQDAQLTPEQLARAERRVMDCIDCHNRPTHIFKLPDQAMDEALAAGRIDRTLPYIKKLGVEVLRAAANTSGDAAEEIARRVRAFYQEKYPDVFRSRREVIEAAIRELHAIYRRNVFPSMKVTWGTYPDHIGHTRFPGCFRCHDEQHVSKDGRTISQSCDLCHTLLAIEEPNPPILQQLNIRENVNGVR, translated from the coding sequence ATGATCGGTGGGATGATCAAACGTTTGAAACTATGGTTCTGGGACCTGATGCGCTTGGTGGGCCGAAACTGGATCACGGCTTTGGGAGGAACCCTCACGACCATTAGCGCCCTGCTCATCCTCGCGTTCATGATCCTCGGCCTGCTCGGCTTCTATGACACGCCGTACATCGGGATCATGGCGTTCCTCGTTCTGCCGGGAGTGTTCGTCTTCGGGCTCCTTCTGATCCCCGTTGGTCTGTATTGGGAGCGAAAGCGGATGCTCAAGCGCGGTGCTTCGACGAATCCAACTTCGCACGATCCCTATCCGTGCATTGATTTCAACCGCGCCTCGGTACGACGCACGGCCGGGATCGTGAGCATCCTCACGGTCGTCAATCTGTTCATCATCTCCCTGACGACGTACAAGGGCGTGACCTACATGGATTCGGTCGAATTCTGCGGCACCGTGTGCCACACCGTCATGGAACCGGAATATACGGCCTATCTCGGCTCGCCGCACTCCCGCGTGAAATGCGTCGAGTGCCACATCGGTCCCGGCGCCCCGTGGTTCGTGCGCTCGAAGCTCTCGGGCGTAGGACAGGTCTTCGCGACGGCGCTCAACACGTACTCGCGCCCGATTCCGACGCCGGTCGAAAACCTCCGTCCGTCGCGCGACACGTGCGAGCAATGCCACTGGCCGGAGAAATTCACCGGAGATCGGGTTAAGATCATCACGCGCTTCGCCGAAGATGAAGCGAACACGCCACTCAAGACCGTCCTCCTCATGCATATCGGCGGCGGCACGTCCGGCTACGGCGGCATCCATAGCTGGCACATCGCGCCGAACCGACAGACGATCTACATCGCCGCCGACAAGCAGCGACAGATCATCCCCTGGATTCAAGTGCGCGAGGCCGACGGACGCGTCACGGAATTCGTCGCCCAGGACGCGCAATTGACGCCTGAGCAACTGGCTCGTGCCGAACGTCGCGTCATGGATTGCATTGACTGCCACAATCGCCCGACGCACATTTTCAAGCTCCCGGATCAAGCGATGGACGAAGCCTTGGCCGCCGGCCGCATTGATCGCACGCTCCCCTACATCAAGAAACTCGGCGTCGAAGTCCTGCGCGCAGCGGCCAACACGTCGGGGGATGCGGCCGAAGAGATCGCTCGGCGCGTCCGCGCATTCTACCAGGAGAAGTATCCCGACGTCTTCCGCTCCCGCCGCGAGGTGATCGAGGCCGCGATCCGCGAGCTGCATGCCATCTACCGCCGGAATGTCTTCCCCTCGATGAAGGTGACCTGGGGGACATATCCGGATCACATCGGACACACGCGGTTCCCTGGCTGCTTCCGCTGCCATGACGAGCAACACGTGAGCAAAGACGGGCGGACCATCAGCCAAAGCTGCGACCTCTGCCATACACTTCTGGCCATCGAAGAGCCGAATCCGCCGATCTTGCAGCAGCTCAACATTCGGGAGAACGTCAACGGTGTGAGGTGA
- a CDS encoding cytochrome b/b6 domain-containing protein, protein MRKPRWRECARGSFILVLLLVLLALSWPTYAQTSRRAPAPRPSSAECLACHNDPNLSKSVNGQTVSVHVSERAFKASVHGAFECVDCHTDVRDYPHEPPPQKVSCATCHPDAEAAYAESLHAKATRDGRARGASCTDCHGNAHTILPSRDQRSKTHRTNIPQTCGACHGVQFVVEPAGITTQPFFAYQQSVHGRAVAAGSTRAAVCTDCHHSHDVRSGADPKSPIFKFNVPGTCGQCHASIRDEFMESIHGQAIRRGNWQSPVCTDCHGIHLIKPHIDPTSPVAQQALARTTCGQCHEGVRLTQEFGVPGGRVSTYLDSYHGRASRLGSTVVANCASCHGVHNILPSSDPRSMVHKANLVRTCGQCHPGASENFARVKIHAEVPVSEDIGSIAKQWVRRLYLWLIAITIGLMVLHNGAMWRKKALARRALEDRSIIRLTSRQRWQHLLLLTSFFTLVLTGFALKYPDSWLAWLLGSSEAFRRIAHRVAGVVLLGVGAYHLVYIIATPEGRQVWRDMRPGRKDLADLIQNMRYYFGLSPNRPLFDRCSYIEKFEYWALVWGTIIMGVTGLMVWFKAQTTRWLPGWVVDVALAIHFYEAVLATLAIFIWHLYHVIFDPDVYPMNWAWLDGRVSARWYQHEHPLDYARLATASPAENVEAAPRDVAPEGAAVSAHPLAPSEDLVEASAEVTGNPHRDPPASGEEAR, encoded by the coding sequence ATGAGGAAACCTCGTTGGCGCGAATGCGCGCGCGGTTCGTTCATTCTCGTTCTCTTGCTTGTTCTCTTGGCCCTCAGCTGGCCGACGTACGCGCAAACGTCCCGCCGCGCACCGGCTCCGCGGCCGAGCTCGGCCGAATGCTTGGCCTGTCACAATGATCCGAATCTGAGCAAGTCGGTGAACGGCCAGACCGTGAGCGTTCACGTCAGCGAGCGCGCGTTCAAGGCGTCGGTCCATGGCGCTTTCGAATGCGTGGATTGTCATACGGATGTTCGGGACTATCCGCATGAGCCGCCGCCGCAGAAAGTCTCCTGCGCCACTTGCCACCCGGACGCCGAAGCCGCCTATGCGGAGAGCCTGCACGCCAAGGCCACGCGAGATGGACGCGCGCGAGGGGCGAGCTGCACCGACTGTCACGGCAATGCGCACACGATTTTACCTTCGCGCGACCAACGATCGAAGACGCATCGTACGAATATCCCTCAAACCTGCGGGGCTTGTCACGGCGTGCAGTTCGTCGTGGAGCCTGCGGGGATCACCACGCAGCCGTTCTTCGCCTATCAGCAGAGCGTTCACGGGCGAGCGGTCGCGGCCGGATCCACGCGCGCGGCGGTGTGCACCGATTGCCACCACAGCCACGACGTGCGTTCGGGAGCAGATCCGAAGTCGCCTATCTTCAAATTCAATGTGCCAGGGACCTGCGGCCAATGCCATGCGAGCATCCGCGACGAGTTCATGGAGAGCATCCATGGCCAGGCCATTCGCCGAGGGAATTGGCAATCGCCCGTATGTACGGATTGCCACGGCATTCACCTGATCAAGCCGCATATTGATCCGACCTCCCCGGTCGCGCAACAAGCACTCGCGCGCACGACGTGCGGACAATGCCACGAAGGCGTTCGCCTGACGCAGGAATTCGGTGTGCCGGGTGGACGAGTGAGCACCTATCTGGACAGCTATCACGGACGCGCCTCGCGACTCGGCTCCACGGTCGTCGCCAACTGCGCCAGTTGCCATGGCGTCCATAACATCCTTCCCTCCTCCGATCCGCGCTCCATGGTGCACAAAGCCAATCTCGTGCGCACCTGCGGGCAATGTCATCCGGGGGCCAGCGAGAATTTCGCGCGCGTGAAGATTCATGCGGAAGTCCCCGTCTCCGAAGACATCGGGAGCATTGCCAAACAATGGGTGCGACGTCTCTACCTGTGGCTCATCGCCATCACCATCGGTTTGATGGTGTTGCACAATGGGGCGATGTGGCGAAAGAAAGCCCTAGCGCGGCGCGCGCTCGAGGACCGTTCGATCATTCGCCTGACGTCGCGACAACGATGGCAACACCTGCTCCTTCTGACGAGCTTCTTCACGCTCGTGCTCACGGGCTTCGCGTTGAAGTATCCGGATTCTTGGTTAGCGTGGCTGCTCGGTTCCAGCGAAGCCTTCCGTCGAATCGCCCATCGAGTGGCCGGTGTGGTGTTGCTCGGCGTTGGAGCCTACCACCTCGTCTACATTATAGCGACACCCGAAGGCCGACAGGTTTGGCGCGACATGCGCCCGGGGCGGAAGGACCTCGCCGATCTCATTCAAAACATGCGCTACTATTTCGGTCTAAGCCCCAACCGTCCGCTGTTCGATCGGTGCAGCTACATCGAGAAGTTCGAGTACTGGGCGCTCGTCTGGGGAACGATCATCATGGGCGTGACGGGATTGATGGTGTGGTTCAAGGCGCAGACGACGCGATGGCTTCCGGGATGGGTCGTGGACGTCGCCCTCGCGATCCACTTCTACGAGGCCGTGCTGGCGACGCTTGCCATCTTCATCTGGCACCTCTATCACGTCATCTTCGATCCGGATGTCTATCCCATGAACTGGGCATGGCTCGACGGGCGCGTCTCGGCTCGATGGTATCAGCATGAGCATCCGCTGGATTACGCGCGCCTTGCGACGGCCAGCCCGGCGGAAAACGTCGAGGCTGCTCCCCGTGATGTGGCTCCGGAAGGCGCGGCAGTCTCTGCCCACCCCCTCGCTCCTTCGGAAGACTTGGTGGAGGCTTCGGCAGAGGTCACGGGGAATCCGCATAGGGATCCCCCCGCTTCGGGAGAGGAAGCAAGATGA